The Rhodoferax ferrireducens T118 DNA segment GGCCTTGGGGCCTGCCACCACCGCACCGACTGGCACACCCGAGCCCAGGCCCTTGGCCAGGGGCATCACGTCAGGCACGATGCCCGCCCATTGATGGGCAAACCATTTGCCGGTGCGGCCCATGCCGCACTGCACCTCGTCAATCATCAGCAGCCAGTCACGCTCGTCGCACAGCTGTCGTACCGCCTTGAGATAGTCCATGTGCATGGGGTTGATGCCGCCTTCACCCTGGATGGCCTCAAGAAACACGGCCACCACGTTTGTGTTGCCTTCGGTCGCGGCTTGAAGACTTTCGATGCTGTTGATCGGCACCCGGATGAATCCTTCCACCAGCGGGCCAAAACCAGCCTGCACCTTGGGGTTGCCGGTGGCGCTGAGGGTGGCGATGGAGCGGCCATGAAAGGCCTTCTCGTAAACCACAATCTCAGGCCGCTCAATGCCCTTGTCATGGCCAAATTTGCGCGCCAGCTTCAAGGCGGCTTCGTTCGCTTCCAGACCGGTGGAGCAGAAAAAGACATTGCTCATGCCCGACAGCTCGACCAATTTTTTGGCCAGCACTTCCTGGTTGGGCACGTGGTAATAGTTGCAGCTGTGGATGATTTTGCCGATCTGGTCTTGAAGCGCTGGCACCAGCTTGGGATGGTTGTGGCCCAGGGTGTTGACGGCAATGCCGCCGAGCGCGTCCAGATACGACTTGCCATTGACATCCCAAACGCGGCAGCCCTGACCATGCGACAGGGCGATGGGCAAACGACCGTAGGTGTTCATGACGTGGGGCGATGCGGCTTCAATGAAAGATGCATTCATGGTTTCAAACTTCATCCAATCAGTTGGGGACAGAGCCAGCTCGTGCTGCGACGCTGCGGACTGTTCCTCCAAGGCTCAAAAATAAAGCGGCCCAACGTGGGTTGGGCCGTTGAAGCGTGATTTTATGGCCATTGGCCTGTCTGCTTTTTTGACAATTTGACATCACTGCGATGCGTTCGATGTTTCAGACAGGTGTTCCAACAAAAAAGCCGTCTTTCGACGGCTCTTTTGCTTTTGCTGACAGCGCACCCGTTACAAACGGCGGATCGACTTTCTAGAAAATCAATCCGTGCGATTTGCCTGAAAAATCAGGCGGCGATTGCGGCCAGGGCTTTCACCTTGGTCGACAGACGGCTCTTGTCACGAGCAGCCTTGTTTTTGTGGAAGATGCCTTTGTCTGCCACGGTGTCAACCACGGCTTGCATCTTGGCAAACAACTCGGTTGCCTTGGCCTTGTCGCCAGCGACAACCGCTTTTTCCACGTTCTTCACCGCAGTGCGGTATTTGGAACGCAGCGAGGTGTTTGCAGCGTTGATTTTGACGTCCTGACGGACGCGTTTACGGCCCGACGCCAGGCGCGGGTTCTTTTTCTTGGGTTTTCCAGATGCCATAATTTAGTTCCTTGTGTCTGAGGATGTTGCCAGCAAAGCCTGCGATTCTAACAGGTGCTGGTCTGACGCAGCTACACTTCGGGCGGTGAGTCTCCTCAAATCTGCTTCTATTGTTTCCCTGCTGACACTGGTGTCACGCATTACCGGGTTGGTGCGCGAACTTCTGATTGCATCGACCTTTGGCGCCAATGCCATGACGGACGCGTTTAATGTCGCGTTTCGTATCCCCAACCTGTTTCGCCGCTTTTTTGGCGAAGGCGCCTTCAGTCAGGCCTTTGTGCCGGTGCTGGCGGCCTCCAAAGCGCAGCACGGCGAGGCGGCCACCCAAACCGTGATCAACCATGCCGCCACGGTCCTGACCTGGGCTCTGTTGGTGCTCAGCGTCATCGGCGTGGCGGCAGCGCCGGCCCTGGTGTGGGCCATGGCCAGTGGCCTGCAACAGGACCCGCGCGGCTTTGAGGTGGCTATTGTCATGACGCGCTGGATGTTTCCCTACATTGCCTTCATGTCGCTGGTGGCGCTGGCCGCGGGTGTACTCAATACCTGGAAGCATTTTGCCGTACCGGCCGCCACGCCGGTGTTGTTGAACCTGTGCATGATTGTCGCGGCGTGGCTGGGTGCGCCCTGGTTCAAGACCCTGGGGCTGGAGCCGATTTACGCGCTGGCCGGTGGCGTGTTGCTCGGTGGCGTGCTGCAACTGGGTGTGCAGTGGTGGGCCTTGAAAAAACTCGGTCTCGCCCCCGCCATCGGTCTGCGCTGGCGTGTGTTGCGCGCGGCTTGGGCTGATCCCGCCACCAAGAACATCCTGCGCCTGATGGGACCCGCTTTGTTGGGGGTGAGCGTGGCGCACATCTCAATGCTGATCAACACCCAGATCGCCTCGCATCTGGCGCCCGGCAGCGTGAGCTGGATCACCTATGCCGACCGCTTGATGGAGTTCCCCACGGCCATGCTCGGTGTCGCCATGGGCGTGGTGCTGATGCCCCAGCTTGCACTGGCCCGCGCAGCGGGAGACAAGGCGAAATATTCCGCCATGCTGGACTGGGGGCTGCGCCTGGTGGTGCTGCTGGCCGTACCGTGCGCGGTGGCGCTGATCGTGTTCCCGATGCCGCTGGTGGCCGTGCTGTACCACTACGGTGCCATGACTGACTTGGACGTGCAAAAAATTACTTACGCACTGATGGGGTGGGGCGTCGGCTTGATCGGGATCGTGGCCATCAAGGTCCTGGCGCCGGGGTATTACGCCAACCAGGATACCAAAACGCCGGTCACCATAGCGGTTGCCGTGTTGATCATCACGCAGTTGCTCAACGTTGTGCTGGTGCCTGTGTTTGCCCATGCCGCGCTGACGCTGTCAATTGGCATCGGCGCCATGATCAATGCCGGCTGGCTGCTTGTGGGCCTCATGCGGCGTGGCAGCTACAAGCCCGAGCCGGGTTGGGGCGCTTTTGTGTTGCAGGTGATTGCCGCCTGCGCTTTGCTGGCTGTCTTTTTGATGTGGGCCAATAGTGCTTTTGCCTGGACCCAGCTGCGTAGCGAGAGTTTCAAGAGAATTTGGCTTCTAGCCCTCGTCCTTATTGGCGCTGGCGCTATATATTTTGCAGCTATCTGGGCGGCGGGCCTGAAGCTGCGCCAGTTCTTGCGGCGCTGAGCGGGGTCAGTGCTGTTGGGCCTTCAACGCCAGGAAGCCGTCGTTTTCGAATGGATGCGACGGCTTCCTGCTTTTGACAGTCGCTTAAGCCCGCTGGACTTGCACCATTTTCATGGCCGAAGAAATCAGCGCTGACACCTCGGTCATGTTGCTGGGCACAATCAGCGTGGTGGTGGCCTCTGCCGCCACTTTGGAATAGGCGTCTACCGCTTTTTCGGCCACCTTGAGCTGCACCGCCTCAGCACCGCCGGGCTGGCGAATGGCCGACGCGATACGTTCAATCGCCTGGGCGGTGGCCTCGGCGACGGCCAGAATGGATTGCGCATCGCCCTGGGCCTTGTTGATCACCGCCTGCTTTTCGCCTTCAGAACGGGCAATAAAGGCTTCACGTTCACCGGTGGCTATGTTGATCTGCTCCTGGCGCCGACCTTCTGAGGCGGCAATCAGTGCCCGCTTTTCACGCTCGGCGGTGATCTGCTGCTGCATGGCGTGCAGGATTTCTTTCGGTGGCGTCAAGTCCTTGATTTCATAACGCAGCACCTTGACACCCCAGTTCAATGCGGCCTCATCAATCGCCTGCACCACCTGGGCGTTGATGATGTCGCGCTCTTCAAAGGTTTTGTCGAGTTCGAGCTTGCCAATGACGGAGCGTAGCGAGGTCTGCGCCAATTGAGAGATGGCCACGATGTAATTGCTGGAGCCATAGCTGGCGCGCATCGCATCGGTCACCTGGAAATACAAAATGCCATCGACCTGCAACTGGGTGTTGTCACGCGTGATGCAGACCTGGCTGGCAATGTCCAGCGGCACTTCCTTGAGCAGATGCTTGTAGGCTACCTTGTCGACAAAGGGCACCAGAAAGTTCAAACCCGGCATCAGGGTACCGTTGTATTTGCCAAGCCGCTCGACGACCCACGCGTGTTGTTGGGGAACGACCTTGATGGACTGCGTGACAAAGATCACCGCGATCACGAACAGGATGACTGCAACTTCCATTTAACTCTCCAAAAAATAGCTAACCGAATTCACACTTTCTCGACCACCAGGCGGCTGCCAGTCACCTCAACGATGCGGTGCAGACCCGGGGTCGCCACGGCACCCGCCTTCAGTGAGACGCTCCAGGCGGCACCGCGGTACTTGGCCGTGCTGGTTCCATCTGCGTTCCACGCCTCGATCTGCAGGGTTTCCCCAATATCCAGATTGACATCCCGGTTGGCACTGGCAGGCAGTGCAGGCGGCTGGTGCTTCCTGTAACTGCGCCAAGCCACAACAAAACCACCACCCAGCACGGCCGCCACCACCAATTGGGCTGGCACCGGCGCCCCCAGATGGGCGGCGACGGCTGCGCCGGCCAGCCCCAGCGACAACATGAGCAAATAAAAGGTGCCGGTCAGCAGTTCGGCCGCGATAACCGCCCCCGCCAACAGCCACCAGATCGTCGATTCAGCCATGTTTGTTTCCAATTGTGTTTCCCTTGCCACATTCTGCGGCAAAAGTCGCCATACGCAAGGGCTGAGAATGGATTAGTCCTTACACTTCGCGCCTCATTCCTGAAATTGTTTTGTAAGTGGCTGGAGTTACCAATGAAATTTCGCTTTCCCATCATCATCATTGACGAGGATTTTCGCTCTGAAAACGCCTCCGGCCTGGGTATACGGGCGCTGGCCCAAGCCATCGAGTCAGAAGGCCTGGAAGTGCTGGGTGTGACCAGTTATGGTGACCTGAGCCAGTTTGCGCAGCAGCAAAGCCGCGCCAGTGCCTTCATCATGTCCATTGATGACGAGGAATTTACCCCCGGTCCGGACCTCGACCCGGCCGTGGTGAACTTGCGCCACTTCATCGAAGAGGTGCGTCGTAAAAATCTTGATGTGCCAATCTATATCTACGGCGAGACCAAGACCTCACGCCATTTGCCCAATGACATCCTGCGCGAGCTGCATGGTTTCATTCACATGTTTGAGGACACGCCCGAGTTCGTGGCGCGTCACATCATTCGCGAAGCCAAAGCTTATCTGGAGAGCGTGCAGCCGCCGTTTTTCAAGGCCTTGTTGGACTACGCCGAGAATGGTTCCTACTCCTGGCACTGCCCGGGGCACTCCGGTGGCGTCGCCTTCCTGAAAAGCCCGGTCGGTCAGATGTACCACCAGTTTTATGGCGAGAACATGCTGCGTGCCGACGTCTGCAACGCAGTGGAAGAACTGGGCCAACTGCTGGACCATGATGGTGCGATTGGCAAGAGCGAGCGTAATGCGGCGCGCATCTTCAATGCCGACCACTGCTTTTTTGTCACCAACGGCACCAGTACCAGCAACAAGATGGTGTGGCACCACACGGTGGCGCCCAATGACGTGGTGGTGGTGGACCGCAATTGCCATGTGTCCATCCTGCACGCCATCATCATGACCGGGGCCATTCCGGTGTTTTTGAAGCCCACGCGCAACCACTTCGGCATCATCGGGCCGATTCCCAAGAGCGAGTTTGAGCCAGCGTCCATCAAGGCAAAAATCAAGGCCAACCCCTTGATCAAGGAGCATCTGCCCGACGTGGACCTGAGCCGGATCAAGCCGCGCGTGCTGACGCTGACCCAGTCCACCTACGACGGTGTGCTGTACAACACCGAGACGGTCAAAAACATGCTGGACGGCTATGTGGAGAACATCCACTTTGACGAAGCCTGGTTGCCACATGCGGCATTTCACCCGTTTTACGGCACCTACCATGCGATGGGTAAAAAGCGCTCGCGCCCCAAGCACGCCATGGTCTATGCCACGCAATCGATCCACAAGCTGCTGGCCGGCATCAGCCAGGCCAGCCAGGTGCTGGTGCAGGATTCGCAAACCGTCAAGCTCGACAAGCACCTGTTCAACGACGCGTATCTGATGCACACCTCTACCTCCCCGCAGTACAGCATCATTGCCAGTTGCGACGTGGCTGCCGCCATGATGGAGCCACCCGGCGGCACCGCGCTGGTGGAAGAAAGCATCGCTGAAGCGCTCGATTTCCGCCGTGCCATGCGCAAGATCGACGAAGAATACGGCACCGACTGGTGGTTCAAGGTGTGGGGACCTGAAAAACTGGTGGAAGAAGGCATTGGCCGCGCCGACAGCTGGATCATCAAAGGCGAGTCAGCCAAAGCCAAGGCGGGTGTCAACTGGCACGGTTTTGGCAAAATGGCCACCGGCTTCAACATGCTCGACCCGATCAAATCGACGGTGGTCACGCCCGGCATGGACTTGAACGGCAAGTTTGCCAAGACCGGCATTCCGGCCAGTATCGTCACCAAGTTCCTCGCCGAACACGGCGTGGTGGTCGAGAAAACCGGGCTTTACAGCTTTTTCATCATGTTCACCATCGGCATCACCAAGGGCCGCTGGAACAGCATGTTGACCGCCTTGCAGCAGTTCAAGGACGACTACGCCAAGAACCAGCCGATGTGGCGCATCCTGCCCGAGTTTTGCCAGAAGTACCCCAAATACGAAACCATGGGGCTGGCTGACCTGTGCCAGCACGTGCACCAGCTCTACGCCAAATATGACATTGCGCGCCTGACGACCGACATGTATTTAAGTGACCTG contains these protein-coding regions:
- a CDS encoding aspartate aminotransferase family protein, whose product is MNASFIEAASPHVMNTYGRLPIALSHGQGCRVWDVNGKSYLDALGGIAVNTLGHNHPKLVPALQDQIGKIIHSCNYYHVPNQEVLAKKLVELSGMSNVFFCSTGLEANEAALKLARKFGHDKGIERPEIVVYEKAFHGRSIATLSATGNPKVQAGFGPLVEGFIRVPINSIESLQAATEGNTNVVAVFLEAIQGEGGINPMHMDYLKAVRQLCDERDWLLMIDEVQCGMGRTGKWFAHQWAGIVPDVMPLAKGLGSGVPVGAVVAGPKAAAIFQPGNHGTTFGGNPLAMRAGVETIRIMEEEGLLENAAQVGKHLAAALALALSAELTSGAIKEIRGMGLMIGVELAKPCSALVQQCADNGLLISVTADTVIRLVPPLIMSATEADEVVSILCPLIKQLLTDAS
- the rpsT gene encoding 30S ribosomal protein S20; translation: MASGKPKKKNPRLASGRKRVRQDVKINAANTSLRSKYRTAVKNVEKAVVAGDKAKATELFAKMQAVVDTVADKGIFHKNKAARDKSRLSTKVKALAAIAA
- the murJ gene encoding murein biosynthesis integral membrane protein MurJ — translated: MSLLKSASIVSLLTLVSRITGLVRELLIASTFGANAMTDAFNVAFRIPNLFRRFFGEGAFSQAFVPVLAASKAQHGEAATQTVINHAATVLTWALLVLSVIGVAAAPALVWAMASGLQQDPRGFEVAIVMTRWMFPYIAFMSLVALAAGVLNTWKHFAVPAATPVLLNLCMIVAAWLGAPWFKTLGLEPIYALAGGVLLGGVLQLGVQWWALKKLGLAPAIGLRWRVLRAAWADPATKNILRLMGPALLGVSVAHISMLINTQIASHLAPGSVSWITYADRLMEFPTAMLGVAMGVVLMPQLALARAAGDKAKYSAMLDWGLRLVVLLAVPCAVALIVFPMPLVAVLYHYGAMTDLDVQKITYALMGWGVGLIGIVAIKVLAPGYYANQDTKTPVTIAVAVLIITQLLNVVLVPVFAHAALTLSIGIGAMINAGWLLVGLMRRGSYKPEPGWGAFVLQVIAACALLAVFLMWANSAFAWTQLRSESFKRIWLLALVLIGAGAIYFAAIWAAGLKLRQFLRR
- a CDS encoding SPFH domain-containing protein, producing the protein MEVAVILFVIAVIFVTQSIKVVPQQHAWVVERLGKYNGTLMPGLNFLVPFVDKVAYKHLLKEVPLDIASQVCITRDNTQLQVDGILYFQVTDAMRASYGSSNYIVAISQLAQTSLRSVIGKLELDKTFEERDIINAQVVQAIDEAALNWGVKVLRYEIKDLTPPKEILHAMQQQITAEREKRALIAASEGRRQEQINIATGEREAFIARSEGEKQAVINKAQGDAQSILAVAEATAQAIERIASAIRQPGGAEAVQLKVAEKAVDAYSKVAAEATTTLIVPSNMTEVSALISSAMKMVQVQRA
- a CDS encoding NfeD family protein, whose product is MAESTIWWLLAGAVIAAELLTGTFYLLMLSLGLAGAAVAAHLGAPVPAQLVVAAVLGGGFVVAWRSYRKHQPPALPASANRDVNLDIGETLQIEAWNADGTSTAKYRGAAWSVSLKAGAVATPGLHRIVEVTGSRLVVEKV
- a CDS encoding arginine/lysine/ornithine decarboxylase; the encoded protein is MKFRFPIIIIDEDFRSENASGLGIRALAQAIESEGLEVLGVTSYGDLSQFAQQQSRASAFIMSIDDEEFTPGPDLDPAVVNLRHFIEEVRRKNLDVPIYIYGETKTSRHLPNDILRELHGFIHMFEDTPEFVARHIIREAKAYLESVQPPFFKALLDYAENGSYSWHCPGHSGGVAFLKSPVGQMYHQFYGENMLRADVCNAVEELGQLLDHDGAIGKSERNAARIFNADHCFFVTNGTSTSNKMVWHHTVAPNDVVVVDRNCHVSILHAIIMTGAIPVFLKPTRNHFGIIGPIPKSEFEPASIKAKIKANPLIKEHLPDVDLSRIKPRVLTLTQSTYDGVLYNTETVKNMLDGYVENIHFDEAWLPHAAFHPFYGTYHAMGKKRSRPKHAMVYATQSIHKLLAGISQASQVLVQDSQTVKLDKHLFNDAYLMHTSTSPQYSIIASCDVAAAMMEPPGGTALVEESIAEALDFRRAMRKIDEEYGTDWWFKVWGPEKLVEEGIGRADSWIIKGESAKAKAGVNWHGFGKMATGFNMLDPIKSTVVTPGMDLNGKFAKTGIPASIVTKFLAEHGVVVEKTGLYSFFIMFTIGITKGRWNSMLTALQQFKDDYAKNQPMWRILPEFCQKYPKYETMGLADLCQHVHQLYAKYDIARLTTDMYLSDLAPAMKPSDAYAHIALRKTERVAIDDLEGRITVGLVTPYPPGIPLLIPGEVFNKKIVDYLKFAREFNTQCPGFETDIHGLVEEQEADGQRHYYADCVKS